In Pseudomonas fluorescens NCIMB 11764, a single window of DNA contains:
- a CDS encoding type II toxin-antitoxin system Phd/YefM family antitoxin has translation MEQLERRIFTACKNSGYICPESEEEGTMIVVPLAEAKNNLSKLVDDAAAGQTITISKHGRALARLVPVGKTYGQRIGAMKGKLILPQDFDAPLPDEMLDAFEGTHE, from the coding sequence ATTGAGCAGTTGGAACGACGCATCTTTACCGCCTGCAAAAATTCTGGCTATATTTGTCCAGAATCTGAGGAGGAAGGAACCATGATCGTCGTTCCGTTAGCCGAAGCAAAAAATAATTTGTCCAAACTTGTCGACGACGCGGCAGCCGGCCAGACCATCACGATTTCCAAACATGGTCGCGCCCTTGCTCGACTGGTTCCCGTCGGGAAAACCTACGGACAGCGCATTGGAGCTATGAAGGGCAAACTTATACTTCCTCAAGACTTTGATGCTCCACTGCCCGACGAAATGCTGGATGCCTTTGAAGGAACTCACGAATGA
- the nuoN gene encoding NADH-quinone oxidoreductase subunit NuoN, protein MEFTTQHFIALAPLLITSATIIVVMLAIAWRRNHSQTFLISVAGLNLALLSILPALKVAPLAVTPLLQIDNFACLYMALILVATLACVTLAHAYLGDGGSGYPGNREELYLLILMAAAGGLVLVSAQHLAGLFIGLELLSVPVYGLVAYAFFNKRSLEAGIKYMVLSAAGSAFLLFGMALLYADSGSLSFVGIGQALAATGLPSSLAQLGLGMMLIGLAFKLSLVPFHLWTPDVYEGAPAPVAAFLATASKVAVFAVMVRLFQISPAASSGVLSDVLTIIAIASILFGNLLALTQSNLKRLLGYSSIAHFGYLLIALVASKGLAVEAIGVYLVTYVITSLGAFGVITLMSSPYNGRDADALYEYRGLFWRRPYLTAVLTVMMLSLAGIPLTAGFIGKFYIIATGVESHQWWLVGSLVLGSAIGVFYYLRVMVTLYLIEPNLRRHDAQLHWEQRAGGVMLLAIAALAFFLGLYPQPLLVLVQQSGLAG, encoded by the coding sequence ATGGAATTCACGACTCAACACTTTATCGCGCTAGCGCCGTTGTTGATCACCAGCGCCACGATCATCGTGGTGATGCTGGCGATCGCCTGGCGCCGCAACCACTCGCAGACCTTCCTGATTTCCGTGGCGGGTCTGAACCTGGCGCTGCTGTCGATCCTGCCAGCCCTGAAAGTCGCGCCACTGGCTGTGACTCCACTGCTGCAGATCGATAACTTCGCCTGCCTGTACATGGCGCTGATCCTGGTCGCCACCCTCGCCTGTGTGACCCTCGCCCACGCCTACCTCGGCGATGGTGGTTCGGGTTACCCGGGCAACCGCGAAGAACTGTACCTGCTGATCCTGATGGCCGCCGCCGGTGGCCTGGTTCTGGTCAGCGCGCAACACCTGGCCGGGTTGTTCATCGGTCTGGAACTGTTGTCGGTGCCGGTCTACGGTCTGGTGGCTTATGCCTTCTTCAACAAGCGTTCGCTGGAAGCCGGTATCAAGTACATGGTGTTGTCGGCCGCCGGCTCCGCGTTCCTGTTGTTCGGTATGGCCCTGCTCTACGCCGATTCCGGCAGCCTGAGCTTCGTCGGTATCGGCCAGGCCCTCGCGGCCACCGGCCTGCCAAGCTCGCTGGCGCAACTGGGCCTGGGCATGATGCTGATCGGCCTGGCGTTCAAACTGTCGCTGGTACCGTTCCACCTCTGGACCCCGGACGTTTACGAAGGTGCTCCGGCACCGGTGGCGGCGTTCCTGGCGACCGCGTCCAAAGTCGCGGTGTTCGCGGTGATGGTGCGTCTGTTCCAGATCTCGCCAGCGGCGAGCAGCGGTGTACTCAGCGACGTGCTGACCATCATCGCCATTGCCTCGATCCTGTTCGGTAACCTGCTGGCCCTGACCCAGAGCAACCTCAAGCGTCTGCTGGGTTACTCGTCCATCGCCCACTTCGGTTACCTGCTGATCGCCCTGGTGGCGAGCAAGGGTCTGGCCGTGGAAGCCATCGGCGTGTACCTGGTCACCTACGTGATCACCAGCCTCGGCGCGTTCGGCGTGATCACCCTGATGTCCTCGCCGTACAACGGCCGTGACGCCGATGCCCTGTACGAATACCGCGGCCTGTTCTGGCGCCGTCCGTACCTGACCGCCGTCCTGACCGTGATGATGCTGTCCCTGGCCGGTATCCCGCTGACCGCGGGCTTCATCGGCAAGTTCTACATCATCGCCACCGGTGTCGAGTCGCACCAGTGGTGGCTGGTCGGTTCCCTGGTACTGGGCAGCGCCATCGGCGTGTTCTACTACTTGCGCGTCATGGTCACCCTGTACCTGATCGAGCCAAACCTGCGTCGCCACGATGCGCAGCTGCACTGGGAACAACGTGCAGGCGGCGTGATGCTGCTGGCCATCGCCGCACTGGCGTTCTTCCTCGGTCTGTATCCGCAGCCGTTGCTGGTCCTGGTGCAACAATCGGGGTTGGCGGGTTGA
- the nuoK gene encoding NADH-quinone oxidoreductase subunit NuoK has translation MPAIPMEHGLAVAGILFCLGLVGLMVRRNILFVLMSLEVMMNASALAFIVAGSRWAQPDGQIMFILVISLAAAEASIGLAILLQLYRRFHTLDIDAASEMRG, from the coding sequence ATGCCTGCTATCCCTATGGAGCATGGTCTGGCGGTCGCCGGCATCCTGTTCTGCCTCGGTCTGGTTGGCCTGATGGTCCGCCGCAACATTTTGTTTGTGTTGATGAGTCTTGAAGTGATGATGAATGCCTCTGCACTGGCCTTCATCGTTGCCGGTAGCCGCTGGGCGCAGCCGGATGGACAGATCATGTTCATCCTGGTGATCAGCCTGGCAGCCGCCGAGGCCAGTATTGGCCTGGCGATTCTGCTGCAGCTGTATCGCCGCTTCCACACTCTCGATATCGACGCTGCCAGCGAGATGCGCGGATGA
- the nuoJ gene encoding NADH-quinone oxidoreductase subunit J gives MEFAFYFASGIAVVSTLRVITHTNPVHALLYLIISLIAVAMTFFALGAPFAGVLEVIAYAGAIMVLFVFVVMMLNLGPASVQQERVWLKPGIWLGPVILGSLLLVELLYVLFSHQSGQAIGHTTVDAKAVGISLFGPYLLVVELASMLLLAAAVTAFHLGRNEAKEQ, from the coding sequence ATGGAATTCGCTTTCTATTTCGCATCGGGTATCGCTGTGGTGTCCACGCTTCGCGTGATCACCCACACCAACCCTGTGCACGCCCTGCTCTACCTGATCATTTCGCTGATCGCCGTGGCCATGACGTTTTTCGCCCTCGGCGCACCGTTTGCCGGTGTTCTGGAAGTGATTGCCTACGCTGGCGCCATCATGGTGCTGTTCGTGTTCGTGGTGATGATGCTGAACCTGGGCCCGGCCTCGGTTCAGCAAGAGCGCGTCTGGCTCAAGCCCGGCATCTGGCTCGGCCCGGTGATTCTCGGCAGCCTGCTGCTGGTTGAACTGCTGTACGTGCTGTTCTCCCATCAGAGCGGCCAGGCCATCGGCCACACCACCGTAGACGCCAAGGCCGTGGGCATCAGCCTGTTCGGTCCTTATCTGCTGGTGGTCGAACTCGCCTCGATGCTGCTGCTCGCCGCAGCCGTCACGGCGTTCCACTTGGGCCGCAACGAAGCCAAGGAGCAATGA
- the nuoI gene encoding NADH-quinone oxidoreductase subunit NuoI, which translates to MKYIFDIVHGFFTQLRSLVMIFGHAFRKRDTLQYPEEAVYLPPRYRGRIVLTRDPDGEERCVACNLCAVACPVGCISLQKAETEDGRWYPDFFRINFSRCIFCGLCEEACPTTAIQLTPDFEMAEFKRQDLVYEKEDLLISGPGKNPDYNFYRVAGMAIAGKPKGSAQNEAQPINVKSLLP; encoded by the coding sequence ATGAAGTACATATTTGACATCGTGCATGGCTTCTTCACCCAGCTTCGCAGCCTGGTGATGATCTTCGGCCATGCCTTCCGCAAGCGCGACACGCTGCAGTACCCGGAAGAAGCCGTGTACCTGCCGCCGCGCTACCGTGGCCGTATCGTCCTGACCCGCGACCCCGATGGTGAAGAGCGTTGTGTAGCCTGCAACCTGTGCGCCGTGGCGTGCCCGGTCGGCTGCATCTCGCTGCAGAAAGCTGAAACCGAAGACGGTCGCTGGTACCCGGACTTCTTCCGCATCAACTTCTCGCGCTGCATTTTCTGCGGCCTCTGCGAGGAAGCCTGCCCGACCACCGCGATCCAGCTGACACCGGATTTCGAGATGGCCGAGTTCAAACGTCAGGACCTGGTTTACGAGAAAGAAGATCTGCTGATCTCCGGCCCCGGCAAAAACCCTGATTACAACTTCTATCGTGTTGCAGGTATGGCGATTGCCGGGAAGCCGAAAGGCTCCGCGCAGAATGAAGCCCAGCCGATCAACGTGAAGAGCTTGCTGCCTTAA
- a CDS encoding type II toxin-antitoxin system VapC family toxin translates to MRVLLDTYVLLWTLSDDPKLSGKARKLIESAADIYISAATFWEMAIKVGLGKLNVDLDEIRQYCLESGFIELPVTSEHAIAVKDLEHHHRDPFDRLIVATALTEPMKLLTADSVVAQYTDMAVLV, encoded by the coding sequence ATGAGGGTTCTGCTCGATACCTATGTTCTGCTCTGGACCCTTAGCGATGATCCCAAGCTGTCTGGTAAAGCCAGAAAGCTCATCGAAAGCGCCGCCGACATTTACATCAGTGCGGCGACCTTCTGGGAAATGGCGATCAAGGTCGGGCTTGGGAAACTTAACGTTGATCTGGATGAAATCCGCCAATACTGTCTCGAAAGCGGGTTCATCGAGTTACCGGTAACTTCGGAGCATGCCATTGCAGTAAAAGACCTGGAACATCACCATCGAGATCCATTCGATCGCCTGATTGTTGCAACGGCCCTTACTGAACCCATGAAACTCCTTACCGCTGACTCAGTTGTTGCTCAGTACACGGATATGGCTGTTTTGGTCTGA
- the nuoM gene encoding NADH-quinone oxidoreductase subunit M: MILPWLILIPFIGGLLCWMGERFGATLPRWIALITMSLLLSLGLWLWATGDYSFAPKPGADPTWALEFKHIWIERFGISVHLALDGLSLLMIMLTGLLGVLSVLCSWKEIQRHVGFFHLNLMWILGGVVGVFLALDLFMFFFFWEMMLVPMYFLIALWGHSSSDGKKTRIYAATKFFIFTQASGLIMLVAILGLVLVNFNDTGVITFNYADLLKTKMSLTTEYILMLGFFIAFAVKLPVVPFHSWLPDAHAQAPTAGSVDLAGILLKTAAYGLLRFALPLFPNASAEFAPIAMTLGLIGIFYGAFLAFAQTDIKRLIAFSSVSHMGFVLIGIYSGSQLALQGAVMQMLAHGLSAAALFILSGQLYERTHTRDMREMGGLWSKIAYLPALSLFFAAASLGLPGTGNFVGEFLILIGTFPAAPVVTIIATSGLVFGSVYSLIMIHRAYFGPAKSDAVLHGMDGREMIMVVGLAALLIYIGVYPQPFLDTSAATMHGVQQWLGTAFTQLASAR; encoded by the coding sequence ATGATTCTGCCTTGGCTAATCCTGATCCCCTTTATCGGCGGCCTGCTGTGCTGGATGGGTGAGCGCTTCGGCGCTACCCTCCCCCGCTGGATTGCGCTGATCACCATGTCCCTGTTGCTCTCCCTCGGCCTCTGGCTGTGGGCCACCGGTGACTATTCATTTGCACCAAAGCCCGGCGCCGATCCGACCTGGGCGCTTGAGTTCAAGCACATCTGGATCGAACGCTTCGGCATCAGCGTGCACCTGGCCCTCGACGGCCTGTCGCTGCTGATGATCATGCTGACCGGTCTGCTGGGCGTACTCTCGGTCCTCTGCTCGTGGAAAGAAATCCAACGTCACGTTGGCTTCTTCCACCTGAACCTGATGTGGATCCTGGGCGGTGTCGTTGGCGTGTTCCTCGCCCTCGACCTGTTCATGTTCTTCTTCTTCTGGGAAATGATGCTGGTGCCGATGTACTTCCTCATCGCGCTCTGGGGTCACAGTTCTTCGGACGGCAAGAAAACCCGGATCTACGCGGCGACCAAGTTCTTCATCTTCACTCAGGCTTCCGGCCTGATCATGCTGGTGGCGATCCTCGGTCTGGTTCTGGTCAACTTCAACGACACCGGCGTGATTACGTTCAACTACGCCGACCTGTTGAAAACCAAGATGTCGCTGACCACCGAGTACATCCTGATGCTCGGCTTCTTCATCGCCTTCGCGGTGAAGCTGCCTGTGGTGCCGTTCCACTCCTGGTTGCCTGACGCTCACGCCCAGGCGCCAACCGCGGGTTCGGTTGACCTCGCCGGTATCTTGCTGAAAACCGCTGCCTACGGTCTGCTGCGTTTCGCCCTGCCGCTGTTCCCGAATGCCTCGGCCGAGTTCGCGCCGATCGCCATGACCCTCGGTCTGATCGGGATCTTCTACGGCGCGTTCCTGGCTTTCGCACAAACCGACATCAAGCGTCTGATCGCCTTCTCGTCCGTTTCCCACATGGGTTTCGTACTGATCGGCATCTACTCCGGCAGCCAACTGGCGTTGCAGGGCGCGGTGATGCAGATGCTGGCGCACGGTCTGTCGGCCGCGGCACTGTTTATCCTGAGTGGTCAGCTGTACGAACGCACCCACACCCGCGACATGCGTGAAATGGGTGGCCTGTGGTCGAAGATCGCTTACCTGCCGGCCCTCAGCCTGTTCTTTGCAGCGGCGTCGCTGGGCTTGCCGGGCACCGGTAACTTCGTCGGCGAGTTCCTGATCCTGATCGGCACCTTCCCGGCTGCGCCTGTGGTCACCATCATCGCGACGTCGGGCCTGGTGTTCGGTTCGGTCTACTCGCTGATCATGATCCACCGTGCGTACTTCGGTCCGGCCAAATCGGACGCGGTACTGCATGGCATGGACGGTCGCGAAATGATCATGGTGGTCGGGCTTGCGGCGCTGCTGATCTACATCGGCGTGTACCCGCAACCGTTCCTCGATACCTCTGCTGCGACGATGCATGGCGTGCAGCAATGGCTCGGCACCGCCTTCACTCAACTCGCTTCGGCCCGGTAA
- the nuoL gene encoding NADH-quinone oxidoreductase subunit L, whose protein sequence is MNLLYLTFVFPLIGFLLLSFSRGRLSENLSALIGVGSIGLSAIVTAYVIWQFNVAPPEGGHYTLVLWQWMAVEGFTPNFALYLDGLSVTMLGVVVGVGFLIHLFASWYMRGEAGYSRFFAYTNLFIASMLFLVLGDNLLFLYFGWEGVGLCSYLLIGFYYSNRNNGNAALKAFIVTRIGDVFMAIGLFILFAQLGTLNVQELLVLAPQKFQAGDFWMVMATLMLLGGAVGKSAQLPLQTWLADAMAGPTPVSALIHAATMVTAGVYLIARTHGLFTLAPEILHLVGVVGGVTLVLAGFAALVQTDIKRILAYSTMSQIGYMFLALGVGAWDGAIFHLMTHAFFKALLFLASGAVIVACHHEQNIFKMGGLWKKLPLAYASFIVGGAALAALPLVTAGFYSKDEILWEAFASGNNGLLYAGLVGAFMTSLYTFRLIFIAFHGEAKTEAHAGHGIAHWLPLSVLIVLSTAIGAMIVPPLHGVLPQSVGHAGGEAKHSLEIASGAIALAGILLAALLFLGKRRFVTAIANSGIGRFLSAWWFAAWGFDWIYDKLFVKPYLAISHVLRKDPLDQTIGLIPRMAKGGHTALSRTETGQLRWYAASMAAGSVLVIGAIVLVAV, encoded by the coding sequence ATGAATCTTCTCTATCTGACTTTCGTATTCCCTCTCATAGGTTTCCTGCTGCTGTCGTTCTCCCGTGGACGCCTCTCGGAAAACCTGTCGGCCCTGATCGGCGTCGGTTCCATCGGCTTGTCCGCCATCGTCACGGCCTACGTGATCTGGCAATTCAATGTCGCGCCACCTGAAGGCGGTCACTACACCCTGGTGTTGTGGCAGTGGATGGCGGTGGAAGGCTTCACGCCGAACTTCGCGCTGTACCTGGACGGCCTGTCCGTGACCATGCTCGGTGTGGTCGTCGGCGTCGGCTTCCTGATCCACCTGTTCGCGTCCTGGTACATGCGCGGTGAAGCCGGTTATTCGCGCTTCTTCGCCTACACCAACCTGTTTATCGCCAGCATGCTGTTCCTGGTGCTGGGCGATAACCTGTTGTTCCTGTACTTCGGCTGGGAAGGCGTGGGCCTGTGCTCGTACCTGTTGATCGGTTTCTACTACAGCAACCGCAACAACGGTAACGCCGCACTCAAAGCCTTTATCGTGACCCGCATCGGCGACGTGTTCATGGCCATCGGCCTGTTCATCCTGTTCGCGCAACTGGGCACGCTGAACGTCCAGGAACTGCTGGTGCTGGCACCGCAGAAATTCCAGGCCGGCGACTTCTGGATGGTCATGGCCACCCTGATGCTGCTGGGCGGCGCTGTCGGTAAATCCGCGCAACTGCCGCTGCAAACCTGGCTGGCGGATGCGATGGCCGGTCCTACCCCGGTTTCGGCACTGATCCACGCCGCGACCATGGTGACCGCCGGTGTCTACCTGATCGCCCGTACCCACGGTCTGTTCACCCTGGCGCCGGAGATCCTGCACCTGGTCGGCGTCGTCGGCGGCGTGACCCTGGTCCTCGCCGGTTTTGCCGCACTGGTCCAGACCGACATCAAACGTATCCTCGCCTACTCGACCATGAGCCAGATCGGCTACATGTTCCTGGCGCTGGGCGTCGGTGCCTGGGATGGCGCGATCTTCCACCTGATGACCCACGCGTTCTTCAAGGCCCTGCTGTTCCTTGCCTCCGGTGCGGTGATCGTTGCCTGCCACCACGAGCAGAACATCTTCAAGATGGGCGGCCTGTGGAAGAAACTGCCACTGGCCTACGCCAGCTTCATCGTCGGCGGCGCGGCCCTCGCGGCCTTGCCACTGGTGACTGCAGGTTTCTATTCCAAGGACGAAATCCTCTGGGAAGCGTTCGCCAGCGGCAACAACGGTCTGCTGTACGCCGGTCTGGTCGGTGCGTTCATGACGTCGCTGTACACCTTCCGCCTGATCTTCATCGCGTTCCACGGTGAAGCGAAGACCGAAGCGCACGCCGGCCACGGCATCGCTCACTGGCTGCCACTGTCAGTGCTGATCGTGTTGTCCACCGCCATTGGCGCGATGATCGTTCCGCCGCTGCACGGTGTACTGCCGCAAAGCGTCGGCCACGCCGGCGGCGAAGCCAAGCACAGTCTGGAAATCGCTTCGGGCGCCATTGCCCTGGCCGGTATCCTGCTGGCCGCGCTGCTGTTCCTCGGCAAGCGTCGTTTCGTTACTGCAATCGCCAACAGCGGCATCGGCCGCTTCCTTTCGGCCTGGTGGTTCGCTGCCTGGGGCTTCGACTGGATCTACGACAAACTGTTCGTCAAGCCATACCTTGCGATCAGCCACGTACTGCGCAAAGACCCGCTCGACCAGACCATCGGTCTGATCCCGCGTATGGCCAAAGGCGGTCACACCGCCCTGAGCCGTACCGAAACCGGTCAACTGCGTTGGTACGCGGCCTCGATGGCAGCCGGCTCCGTGCTGGTCATCGGCGCCATCGTGCTGGTAGCGGTCTGA